Part of the Ornithinimicrobium flavum genome, GCGCTGGATCAGCACATGGCCGCCCTCGCCCTCCTCGCCCAGGGGCAGGACGTCTCCCGGCCGGGGTGAGCGAGCGGCCGGACCCGTGCGGGAGGGCGGCTAGAGTGGGCCGAGGACCGAGTTGGTTTGTTCTCCGGCGCTGAGCCGGAGGGGGAGAAGAGACACCACTGATGAGCACCACTCCTGCGCGCCCCGGCGCGCCCGGCAACCGCCTGCCCGCGCGCCCACGGGACAGGCGGCCCGCGCTGGCCCTGCTGGCCCTGCTCCTCGTCCTTCTCGGGGCGCTGGGCAGCGCGCTGCTGGTCTACCGGACCGCCGACCGGACCGAGGTCCTCGTGGCCGGGAGCACCATCCGCCAGGGCCAGTCGGTGACGGCGGACGACTTCGACGTCATCGAGGTCGCCTACGAGGAGGGCACACAGCTGGTGCCCTCCAGCTCGCTGCCCCAGTTCGTCGGCTCCAACTCCGTCACCCACATCCCGGCCGGGTCGATCGTGTCGCCCCAGATGTTCACCCCCACCGTCCTGGCCCCCGAGGGCTCGCAGCTGGTCGGCGTCGTCGTGCCGACGGTGGGCCGGCCCGCGGACGGCTTCGAGGTCAACGACATCGTGCGGGTCTACCGCACGAGCGGGCCGGGCAGCAGCACCGACGACCCCGGGACCGAGGAGGTCGTCGCCGCGGCCAAGATCGTCGCCGCCACCCCCGTCTCGGAGACCCGCGACACCCTGCACGTGACCCTGCTTCTCCCCGAGGCCTCCGCCGCCGACGTCATCACCGCCAGCGCCACCGGCACCGCCGCCCTGGCGATCCTGCCGCCGGACACCGCGCCGGTGGTCGACTGGCGCACGGAGTGAGCCGCCGATGGCCCTGATCACCTTCTTCAGCGCCAAGGGCGCCCCCGGCGTGACCAGCACCTCCATGCTCGTCGCCGCCCTGTGGCCCCGGCAGACCCTGCTCGTCGACGCCGACGGCAGCGGCGGCGACCTGCTCATGCGGCTCCCCGACGAGCAGGGGGTCGCCCTCACCCAGCACCCCGGCCTGCTCACCCTCCTGCCCCTGGCCCGCCACGGGCTCGCGCCCGGCGTGGTGCTCGACCACAGCCAGGTCGTCCACGGCGGCCAGCGCGTCCTCGTCGGCCTGGAGTCCGCGGAGCAGTCCGAGGCCGCGGGCGCCCTCTGGCCCACCCTCGCCCGGGCCTTCCGCGAGCTGCCGGACGCCGACGTCATGGTCGACGCCGGTCAGCTCACCCCCGGGCCGGGCAGTTCGCGCTCGCGCAGCGCAGCGACCTCGTCGTCGGGATCGTCCGCCCCACCCCCGCCAGCGTCATGCACATGCGCGACCGGCTGACGGTGCTCACCCAGACCTTCGCCGCGCTGGGGGAGGACGCCCCGCAGGTCGGCCTGGTGACCCTGGGGGACGTCCAGGAGCAGCAGGAGGCGGCGGCCGCCGTCGAGACCGCCCGCGGGGAGCTCCGCGGCGTGCTCGACCTGGGGCAGGTCGCCCTGGACCCCCGCGCCGAGCGGATGTTCCACGGCGAGCCGGTCCGCCGACCCGAGACGACCATGCTCGTGCGCTCGGGCCGCAGCCTCGTCGAGCGCCTGGTCGCCGCGGTCGGTCCCGTGCGCAGCGCGCCGGCGGACGGCATACCCGGCAGCGCGGAGCGCCCCGCCGCCGACACCCCCGACGCGACAGCCGTCCCCGCCCCCGATGCGACGCCGACCACCACCGCCGACGCGACACCCGGCACCGCCACCGACCCCGCCGCCGACGCGGCACCCGCCGCGGACGTCGCCGGGACGGACGCGCAGGAGACCCGCGCTGAGCGCCGCAGCGCCCGCAGGAAGTGGAGGATCGGCCGATGAGCCTGCCCACGCCGAGCATCATGCGCGCCGGCTCCGCCGAGGAGCTGGCCGCGCTCAACACCCTCGTTCGCACGCTGCGGGCGCAGGTCGCCGACCGGCTCAACCAGCAGCGCCGCCGGGACGAGGTCTCCGGCCGCCCGCCGATGACCAGCGAGGACGAGCGGCACTTCGCCCGCTCCCTCATCGTCCAGGTGCTCGAGGACCACGCCACCCTCCAGATCAGCGAGGGCAAGGTCCCGCCCACGGCGCAGGAGGAGGAGCAGATCGCCGGGGCGATCCACGCGGCCCTCTTCGGCGTCGGGCGGCTCCAGCCGCTGCTGGAGGACCGCGACGTCGAGAACATCGACATCAACGGTCACGACCGTGTCTTCGTCGGGTATGCCGACGGCCGGGAGGAGATGGCGCCGCCGGTCGCCGACAGCGACGAGGAGCTCATCGAGCTCATCCAGATCCTCGCCGCCAACGTCGGGCTGACCTCACGCCCTTTCGACTCCGCCAACCCCCAGCTCGACCTGCGGCTGCCCGACGGCTCCCGCCTGTCGGCCGTCATGGGTGTCTGCCAGCGGCCCAGCCTGTCGATCCGGCGCTCGCGCCTGGGGCAGGTGAGCCTGGAGGACCTGCACGCCACGGGCACCTTCTCCGAGGACGTCATGCACTTCCTCAAGGCCGCCGTCGCGGCCCGCAAGAACATCATGATCGCCGGGGCGACCAACTCCGGGAAGACGACGATGCTGCGGGCCCTCGCCGCCCAGATCCCGCCGCACGAGCGCCTCGTCACCGTCGAGCGCGCGCTGGAGCTGGGGCTGGACAAGTTCGAGGACCAGCACCCCAACGTCGTCGCGTTCGAGGAGCGGCTGCCCAACTCCGAGGGCATGGGCGCGGTGACGATGGCCGAACTCGTGCGCCGCTCGCTGCGCATGAACCCCTCCCGGGTCATCGTCGGCGAGGTGCTGGGTGACGAGATCGTCACGATGCTCAACGCGATGAGCCAGGGCAACGACGGCTCGCTGTCCACGATCCACGCCAACTCCTCGATGGAGGTCTTCAACCGGATCGCGACCTACGCGCTGCAGGCGGCCGAGAACCTCCCGGTCGAGGCGACCCACATGCTCATCTCCGGGTCGATCAACTTCGTCGTCTTCATGCGCAAGCGCAACGACCACGCCACCGGGGGAGGGATGGCCCGCGGGGTCGAGTCCATCCGCGAGGTCACCGGCATCGACGGCCGGGTGCTCTCCTCCGAGGTCTTCGCCGCCGGCCCCGACGGCATCGCCCGGGCCAAGGCGCCGATCGAGTGCATCGACGACCTCGTGCCCTACGGCTACACGCCGACGCCCTTCGCCCGGTGGGACTGATGGGCTCGCTCTACGCGCTGCTCCTGCCCGTGCTCACCGGGGCCGTCGTGGGCCTGGGGATCTTCGTCGCGGTGCTGGCCGTCGTCGGGCTGCCCGAGCGGGACGCCGCCACCCCCCGCCGCTTCGCCGACGTCACCCTCAAGGGCGCCAGCGGCCGGCTGGGGCTCGGGGTCGGGGTGGCGCTGGTCACCATCCTGCTCACCCAGTGGGTGGTCGCGGGGATCGGGCTGGGGCTGCTCGCCGCCTTCTGGGACCAGCTGACCGGCGACGCCCGCGCCGAGACCGTCGGGATCGCGCAGCTGGAGGCGCTGGCGACGTGGACCGAGTCGCTGCGGGACACCATCGCCGGGGCCGTCGGCCTGGAGCAGGCGATCCCGGCGACCGCCGCGAACGCCGGGCCCTCGATCCGCTCCTCCCTCAACCTCCTGGTCGACCGGCTGCGCATCCGCGAGCCGCTCCCCGAGGCGCTGCTGCACTTCGCCGACGACCTGGACGACCCGTCGGCCGACGTCATCTGCTCGGCGCTCGTCCTCAACGCGCGGCTGCGCGGCCCCGGCCTGCGGGACGTGCTCGGTGCGCTGGCGCAGTCGACCCGCGAGGAGCTGGACATGCGCCGCCGGATCGCGGCCAGCCGCCGCTCCATCCGCCGCTCGGTCAAGCTCATCACCATCATCGTCCTCGCCGTCATGGGCGGCCTGGCGGTCTTCAACGACCGCTACGTCGAGCCCTACACCAGCTGGGAGGGCCAGCTGGTCCTCGTCGTCGTGGGGCTGCTCTTCGCCGCCGGTCTGCTGTGGATGCGCAAGCTGTCCCAGCCGCAGAAGCTCAGCCGCTTCCTCGTCGTCGACCGCAGCGCCCGGCGGCGCGACATGGACGCGATGCTCGAGGACGTCCGTGACGCCGGGCCGACCCGGGGGTCGGGCCGGTGAGCCCGCTGCTGTGGCCCATGCTGGCCGGCGGCCTCGTGGGGCTGGGTCTCTACCTGTTCGTCCGGGCGTGGATGCGGCCCCGGCCCGGGGTGGCGACGGTCGTGGCGCGCATCGACGCCGGGTCCCGCTCGATGCAGACCCACACGCTGAGCGAGTTCGACACCTCCTTCGCCGAGATGAGCGCGAGGGGCCGCTCGGTCATGACCGCCCTGGCCGACCGGCTCGAGGTCGTGGCGGCCCGCCGCGGCTGGGAGATGCGGCGGCACCGGGCCGACCTGACGATCCTCAACCGGTCCGTCGGGGCGATGCTCGCCACCAAGATCGCCAGCGGCCTCATCATGCTGCTGGCCGCGCCCCTGGTCTGGGGGGCGCTGCGGCTCGGCGGTCTCGAGGTCGGCCCGAGCGTCCCGCTCGCCCTCGGCCTGCTCCTGGCGCTCGGCGGCTTCTTCCTGCCCGACCTGTCGCTGCGCAGCGAGGCCGACAAGCGACGCCGGGAGTTCCGCCGCACCGTCGGCATCTTCCTCGACCTCGTGGCGATGAACCTCGCCGGCGGCCGCGGCCTGCCCGAGGCGCTCCTCGCCGCGAGCTCGGTGAGCGACCACTGGTCGGTCGTCCGGATCCGGCAGACCCTGGCCAACGCCCGCCTCTTCGGCACCACCCCGTGGGAGGCCCTGGGGCGGCTGGGCAAGGACATCGGCCTGGAGGAGCTGGAGAGTCTGTCCGGGGCGCTGCTGCTCGCCGCCGACGACGGCGCCAAGATCCGCGCCTCGCTCACCGCCCGCGCGACGACGATGCGCCGCAAGGAGCTCTCGGAGGCCGAGGGCGACGAGGGGGAGCGCTCGCAGTCGATGCTCGTGGCCCAGATGCTGCTCGTGGTGAGCTTCCTCGTCTACCTCGCCTACCCCGCGCTCATGGCCCTCATGAGCGAGCAGGCGATGTGAGCGGGGCCGCCGACCGGGCCGCGGATGATTGGCCCGCCGGGCGATCCTGTGGCAGCATCGATCCTCGGTCGGTCACGGGAGGGAATCCGTGCCGGCGTCTGACACCCGAGGGGATGAACTCATGAAGTCGATGAAGTGGTACCTGTTCCGCGTCCAGTCCGAACTGCTGGCCCGTAAGGACCGGGGTGCCTCCGCGCTGGAGTGGGCCCTCATCGCCGCCGTCGTCGTCGCGGCGGCCGCGCTCATCGGCGCCGCCGTGTGGAACGTCATCGACACCCGCGCGGCCGAGGTCACCCGCTGCGGCGGGGTGGGCCCGGGCGGCACCTGCTGATGACCCGCCGCACCCCCCGGGGTGCAGGCGGGCACCGCGCCCGGCGCCGGGTCGTGGGCCGTGGGGTCGTCGGACGCGGGGTGGGACGGGAGCGCGGCAGCGCCGCGCTCGAGCTGGCCATCGTGGCCCCCGCCCTGCTGGCCCTCATCTTCTTCAGCCTGCAGGCGGCCTTCTTCTTCTACGGCCGGACCGCCGCCACCCACGCCGCCCGCGAGGGCGTCTCCCAGCTGCGGCTGGCCGAGGACGCCGGGCAGTATGCCGACCTGCAGGGTCCGGCGCTGCAGCGCACCGAGCGCTTCGCGGCCAGCGTCGGCGGGGCCGGCCTGGTCGAGCCGCAGGCCACCAGCACCTACGAGGAGCAGGGCGACGGCACCGCCCGGGTCAGCGTCACCGTCACCGGCCGGGTCATCACCCTCGTCCCCGGGCTGCGGCTCACCGCCTCGGCCGACGCCTCGGGCACCGTCGAACGGTTCCTGGAGCCCGAGCTCTCGCCCTGACACCCCCCACCGCACCAGACCGCGTCACCCCCGCCCACGTCATACCCCGCCCCGTCCGGAGAGGAGCACCCGGTGATCCGCCCCAGCACCCTGCGCCGTCGGCTGCGCGCGCGCTGCGGCGAGCGCGGGTCGGTCGCGCTGGAGTTCGCGTTCGCGGCGCCGATCGTGCTGCTCATGCTGGCGCTGGCGTGGACCTACGGGCGGGTCGCCTGGGCCAACGGCCACCTCGAGGCCGGGGCACGCGACGCCGCCCGGGTCGCCACCCAGGCGCGCTCCCTGGACGACGCCCGGGTCCGGGCGATGGCCGTGCTGCGGGAGAACACCGACCCGGTCGACGGCTGCGCCGAGAGCGCCGCGCTGACCATCTCCGGCCGGTTCGAGCCGGGGGGCACGCTCACCGTCCGGGCCACCTGCACCTACTCCCTGTCCGACATCGGGCTGCCCGGGGCCGCCGGGTCGCTGAGCCCGAGCTCGACCTTCTCCTCGGTCATCGACCTGCGCCGGGCGGTGACCCCGTGACGGGCGTCGACCGGCTCGTGCGCGCTCTCCGGTCCGGCGGGGACCGCGGCTCGATCATGCCGATGATCCCCGTCATGGCGCTCTCCCTGCTGCTCATCGCCGGGCTGGTCATCGACGCCTCGCGGCAGCTCAACGCCCGCAGCCAGGCGGTCGCCTACGCCGAGGAGGCCGCCCGTGCGGGGGCGCAGGCGGTCGAGCCCGCCCTGCCGGTCGCGCTGGACCGGGCCGAAGCCACCACCCTGGTCGGTGAGTACTGCGACCGCGTCCTCAGCCAGCCCCGCGTGCGCTCCTGCGCGATCACCGGCTTCGAGCCCGCCCCGACCGGCCCGCCCCGCCCCCTCGTGGTCGTGGTGCGGGTCGAGACCCAGATCCCCGCGACCCTGCTGGGGATGGTGGGCGTCCGCACCCTGTCCGCTGCCGGCGAGGGCCGCGCAGAACCCGTCGAAGGAGACCTCCTTGCGCCCGACCCCGTCGCGCCGCCCGAGCAGCCCTGAGCCGGTGGTGAGCAGCCTGTCCGGCGCCGGACCGGTCCGGCACCGCCTGCTGACCCGGGCCGGTGCCCTGCTGGTCCCCACGCTGCTGCTCGCCGCCTGCGGCGGCGGGTCCGCGGCCTCGGACGACCCGGTCTCCGGTCCGGTGGCTCTGCCGTCCCAGACGGCGACCCCCACCCCGAGCGCCCCCGCGGCGAGCGAGGACGCCGCCGAGGAGTCGTCGGCCGACGAGGGGGCCGCGGAGGAGTCGTCCGCCGCCACCGGGGCGTCCGAGGACGAGCCGGAGGTGTGGGCGACCTTCACCGAGGAGCCCGGCCGGCTGCCCCCGCGCGACGCGGAGGAGGCGTTCGCCGACGACCCGCGCGTGGCCGCCGTCCGCACCTTCAACGAGGAGTTCGCCCGGGCCGCGACCGCCGGTGACCCGCAGCGTCCGGAGTTCGTGGCGCTCGTCGCCCCGGAGGGGTATGACGCTCTCCTGGACTACCTCGGGGAGGAGTTCGGCAAGCGTTACCCCGGCCCGCTGCCCTTCACCCTCCTGGACGTCGCCGACGGGCCGGAGGACGGCACCGCCTCGGTGCAGGGCTGCATCGTCTCCTCGGGCTTCGCGCTGGGGACCGAGGGCGTGACGGGGCAGACCGTCACCCCGATCGAGTACGCTCTCGTGACGGACCCGGCCACGGAGGGGTGGCTCGTCGAGGCCATCTGGGCCGGGGCCTACGACTGCTCGACGGTGACCGTGGAGGCACGGGCATGGTGACGCGACCTGGGGAGGACCCGACGATGACCACGACCGCACGCTCCCGCCGCCGGTCGGCCGCGGTGCTGGCCGCCGCCGGGCTGTCGCTGGCGACCGCGCTGCCGGCCCAGGCCGGTCTCAACGACCCGCCCGTGCGGCCCGGGGAGGGCATCACCTGGGGCACCGGGGGCGCGGTCAAGGTGAAGACCATGCAGACCGGCGGCGGGAGCGCGTGCTCCTTCATCGCCTCGCCGAACTCGATCGGGGGCGTGTGCGTGCGGGCCAACGCCTTCAGCGGCGTCACCATCGAGGAGATCCTCGGCGGTGACCCCCTGCCCGAGTGCTGGGACGAGCGCCTCAGCGACGAGGAGCTCAAGGACATCAACCTCGTCCACGGCGAGGGCACGGCGTGGTACTGGCACCGGTGCCTGCGCGGCATCGACCCCGAGACCTTCGAGATCGGCCCCGACGGCCTCCACTTCGAGGTCGGTATCTGGCCCTTCGCCGACGGCGACCCCGAGCTGACCTTCCTCACGCCCAACCAGCAGGCCTTCGTCGAGCGCTTCGTCCACCGCGGCAACGTCCCCGCCCCGGTGCTCGTGGCCTCCCCCTCGCCGGTCCCGTGGGTCAACGACGACGTGGCGTTCTTCAACTACGGCGACGACGAGGTGTCCGTCAGCCTCGCGGCGCCCGGGGTGGAGATGCGGGGCCGGATCACCGAGATCATGGTCTACCCCGAGGGTCCCGACGGGCCCGCGATCACCTGCCCCGGGTCCGGGGTGCAGGTCGACGCCGACGACACCCCCCGGAGCGTGCCCGACGCCTGCTGGCACGCCTACGAGCAGTCGAGCCTGGCGCTGGAGGACGACCACTTCGAGGCGGAGATCTACGCCAAGTGGCAGATCGACGTGCGCATCGGCGGCACCTGGCAGCCGTTCCACGAGTTCTCCAAGGGCGCTCCCGCCATGGTGCAGGTCAACGAGGTCCAGGCGCTGGTCCGGCCCTGAGCCGGGCGGCCGCCGACGAGGGGGAGAGGAACCACCCATGAGCACCGCAGCACCGCAGCGTCCCCGTCCGGGCGGCGGCACCGCATACCGTCCCCGCACGGCGGCCGACCACCTCCCCCGGCCGGCAGGTGAGGAGCGTTCGGTCGGCCAGGGCCTGCTCTGGCTGCTGGGCACGCTCCTGCTCCTCGTGGGGGTGCCCGCCGCCCTCCTCCGCTTCGTCGGCAACCCGCTGCCGAGCTCGGCACCCAGCGCCGATTGGCTGACCGCATCGATCACCTCCGAGGCGCTCATCAACCTGGTGGCGGTCCTGGTGTGGATCGTCTGGGCGCACTTCGTCGTGTGCCTCGTCGCGGAGTGGCGCGCCGCCCGGGCGGGGCGTCTGCCCTCGCTCGTGCCCGGCGGCCTGGGGTCTCAGCTGCTCGCCCGCCGTCTCGTCGCCGGCATCCTGCTGCTCGCCGGCAGCGCCACCCTGACCGGCCAGGCGCCCGGCCAGACGGGCGCGCCCGTCGCCGCCGTGGTGAGCACCGCGACGGCCGGCGACCACGCCGGCACCGGTGTTGCGACCCCCGGCGACAGGGGGGCGGGTCTCGAGCGGGCCGGCCTCGCCACCGGCGGGCTGGTGCAGGACGCCGCCGAGGGAGCCGTGAGCGCCCGGTCCGAGGCCACGGTGACCAAGTTCTACGAGGTCAAGCCGCCCCAGGGCCGCCACTACGACACCCTGTGGGACATCGCGGACCGCGCGCTGGGCGACCCCTTCCGCTACAAGGAGATCTTCGCGCTCAACCAGGACCGGGTGCAGCCCGACGGGCGCCGGCTCGTGGACGCCGACCTGATCCAGCCCGGCTGGCAGCTCGTCATGCCGGCCGACGCCTCCGGCCCGGACATCACGAGCGTCCGGGCCCACGTGCCCGTCGCGGCCACGCCGCAGGACACCGCGGGTCAGGGTATGCAGCAGGCCGCCGAGCGCACCGCCGACGTCGCCACCGAGGCGGGGTCGGCCGGGGGCGCGACCGCGGGGGTGCTCGGTGCGGGTGCCTCCACCGCCACCGGTGCCACCGACGCGACCGTCACCGACGGCGCCGACGCTCCCCAGGTCGAGGCCGGGACCGGCGCGGCGGAGCAGGTCGACCTGGGCGAGCTCACGCTCGGCGGCGGCATGGTGCTCGCCGGTCTGGCGCTGGCGCTGTCCAGCCGCCGTGGGCCCTACGGCGACCCGTCGGTCCAGGAGCACGCGCTGCGCCTCGCGGGGACCCCGGGCCGGGCCGCCCTGCTCGACCTCTCGCTGCGGCTGCTCGCGGAGGGGCGGTCCTCCCAGCACCTGCCGCTGCCCGACCCGTCGGCCATCTACGTCAACGACGAGCAGGTCATCGTCCACCTTGCCGGGGCCGACCACGGCCCGCCGCCCGCGCCGTGGCAGTCCGCCGAGGAGGGACGGGTCTGGGTGCTGCGCGCGGCCGACGTGGCCGGTCTCACCTCGACCGCCTCCGCGCCGTGGCCGGGCCTGGTCAACGTGGCCGTCTCCCACGGCTTCGACCTGCTCGTCGACCTGGAGTTCGCACCCGGCCTCGTGAGCATCGGCGGGGACCTCGACGTCGCACGCGAGGTGGCGCTGTCGACGGTGGTCGACCTGGTCACCCACCCCTGGTCGGACGGGGTGAAGGTCACCCTGGTCGGCTTCGCCGGCCAGGAGGCGCTCGCCGACCTCGCCCCCGGTCGGGTCCGGCACGTGCGTACGATCGAGGAGGCTCTCGACGCGGCCCAGCAGGACGCCGAGGGGCACGCCCAGCTCCTGCGCGGCCTCGGGGTCGACGGCGTGCTGGCGGGACGGGCCCAGGGGTCCGGCCGCGACCTGCAGCCCCACGTCGTCGTCCTCTCCGGCAGCCCCACCCCCGAGCAGGCCCAGCGCCTGACCCGCCTGCTCGCCGGCGGCCGCAACGGGCTCGCCGCGCTGTGCGTCGGGCAGACCCTCGCCGCCCGCTGGCGCTTCGCGGTCGACGGCCACGGCGGGCTCGACCTCGGGGTCCTCGGGCTGTCCGGCACCGCCCGCCGGCTCCGGCACGACGACCTGGCCACGGTCGCGGGCTGGGTGCGGCAGGCGACCGCGGACTCCGTGGCGGCCACCGAGCTCGCCTCCGTCCTCGACCCGGCCGGGGCCGTCGGGACGCTGCCCGCGGAGGGGAGCGAGCACGTGCGCGCCGCCGGGGCCATGCTCGGCCGGGACCGCGCGCTGGTCCACGTCGGGCTCCTGGGCCCCGTCCTCGTCCAGGCCCCCGGGCACCTCAACCCCGCCCGGGAGGAGCTGCTCACCGAGCTGGTCACCGTCGTGGCGCTGCACCCGGAGGGCGTGCACGACTCCGTGCTGCGCGTCTCGCTGTGGCCCCGCGGGGTTGAGGACGACGTGGTCGCCTCGACCCTGGCCGCCGCGGTCCAGTGGCTGGGCACCGCCGAGGACGGCACCCCGCTGCTGGCCCAGGACGGGACGGGTCGCTGGCGGCTGCACCCCGCCGTCCACGTCGACTGGTTGGAGCTGACGGCGCTCGCCCGTCGCGGGGACGACCCCCACGGGGTGAGCGAGCTGCTCGCGCTGGCCCGCGGCGAGGCCTTCTCGGGCCTCCCCGCCCAGCGCTACCGCTGGCTCGCCTTCCACCAGGCCGCCCGCGACGCCCGGGTGGTCATCACCGCGACCGCGCGGCGAGCCGCCGCCGCCCACGCCTCCGCCGGGGACCCCGCGCGGGCCGAGGGCACGCTGCGCTCCGGGCTGACGCTCGTCCCGCGCTCGCAGGCGCTGTGGCGCGACCTGCTCCGGCTCACCGGCGGCCGGGACCCTGGCAGCGTCGGTGCGGTGGTGGCCGAGCTGCAGCAGGCCGTGCGCCCCGACGGGTTCGAGCCCGAGACGCTCGCGCTCGTCCAGCACCTCGCCCCCGACGCCCGCGAGCTCGGATGAGCGGGTGCGGCTGCTGATCACGGCGGTCGCGCGCACCGCCCCGGGAGCCGCGGCCGCACCCCAGGACCTCGTCGTCGACACCGAGGACGACGCGACCGTCGGCGACCTCGCCGCCGCCCTGGGCCGCCGGCTCGACACGACGACACCGTCGAGGGCGCAGCTCCGCCTCGTGGGCAGCGTCCCGGCGGGGCCTGGCGGCAACGGCGCCACGGCGTCCCCCGGCGCACCTGGCGCACCTGGAGCCGCCGCCCCGGCCGACCCCCCCGCCGCGGCCCCCGACCTCTACCTGGGCGACGAGCGGCTGGACCCGGCCCAGCCGCTCGTCGCCAGCCCGGTGCGCCACGGCAGCCTGGTGGGGGTGGGCGGCCCCCTCGCCGACCTGCTCGCCGAGCCCGTCGGTCTGGTCGAGGTCCGCGTGTCCTCCGGCCCCGGCGCCGGCCTCGTCACCCGGCTGGGCGTCGGCGACCACGTGGTCGGGACCGACCCCCAGGCCTCGGTGGCGCTCCCGCCCGTCGGGCTGCCGGGGTCCTGCCTCCTGCTGCGGGTGCGGCCCGACGGCCGGGTCGAGCTGCACCCGGAGGAGGAGCTGCTCGGCGTCCGGCAGCAGCCCGTCTGGCGGCACCGGCCCCTGCCCGGCCCGATCGTCCTGGACGCCGAGGGGGAGCTCCAGCAGCGCCGCGTGGGGGAGAGCACCTACGCCGAGCTGCCGCCCGGCACGCGGACCGCCAGCCCGGAGGAGCCCGCGCCGCTGCTGCACCTGGACCGGGAGGAGCTCGTGCCCGGCTCGGTCTGGGAGCCGGGGCAGGCCCTCGTCGTGGGGCCCTGCCTGCTCGAGCTGACCGTCCCGAGCCCCCCGGACGCGTCCCTGTCGCCCAGCCCCCAGGGGGCCACCCTGGACTACAACCGGCCGCCCCGGCTGC contains:
- a CDS encoding LysM peptidoglycan-binding domain-containing protein, producing the protein MSTAAPQRPRPGGGTAYRPRTAADHLPRPAGEERSVGQGLLWLLGTLLLLVGVPAALLRFVGNPLPSSAPSADWLTASITSEALINLVAVLVWIVWAHFVVCLVAEWRAARAGRLPSLVPGGLGSQLLARRLVAGILLLAGSATLTGQAPGQTGAPVAAVVSTATAGDHAGTGVATPGDRGAGLERAGLATGGLVQDAAEGAVSARSEATVTKFYEVKPPQGRHYDTLWDIADRALGDPFRYKEIFALNQDRVQPDGRRLVDADLIQPGWQLVMPADASGPDITSVRAHVPVAATPQDTAGQGMQQAAERTADVATEAGSAGGATAGVLGAGASTATGATDATVTDGADAPQVEAGTGAAEQVDLGELTLGGGMVLAGLALALSSRRGPYGDPSVQEHALRLAGTPGRAALLDLSLRLLAEGRSSQHLPLPDPSAIYVNDEQVIVHLAGADHGPPPAPWQSAEEGRVWVLRAADVAGLTSTASAPWPGLVNVAVSHGFDLLVDLEFAPGLVSIGGDLDVAREVALSTVVDLVTHPWSDGVKVTLVGFAGQEALADLAPGRVRHVRTIEEALDAAQQDAEGHAQLLRGLGVDGVLAGRAQGSGRDLQPHVVVLSGSPTPEQAQRLTRLLAGGRNGLAALCVGQTLAARWRFAVDGHGGLDLGVLGLSGTARRLRHDDLATVAGWVRQATADSVAATELASVLDPAGAVGTLPAEGSEHVRAAGAMLGRDRALVHVGLLGPVLVQAPGHLNPAREELLTELVTVVALHPEGVHDSVLRVSLWPRGVEDDVVASTLAAAVQWLGTAEDGTPLLAQDGTGRWRLHPAVHVDWLELTALARRGDDPHGVSELLALARGEAFSGLPAQRYRWLAFHQAARDARVVITATARRAAAAHASAGDPARAEGTLRSGLTLVPRSQALWRDLLRLTGGRDPGSVGAVVAELQQAVRPDGFEPETLALVQHLAPDARELG
- a CDS encoding type II secretion system F family protein; the encoded protein is MSPLLWPMLAGGLVGLGLYLFVRAWMRPRPGVATVVARIDAGSRSMQTHTLSEFDTSFAEMSARGRSVMTALADRLEVVAARRGWEMRRHRADLTILNRSVGAMLATKIASGLIMLLAAPLVWGALRLGGLEVGPSVPLALGLLLALGGFFLPDLSLRSEADKRRREFRRTVGIFLDLVAMNLAGGRGLPEALLAASSVSDHWSVVRIRQTLANARLFGTTPWEALGRLGKDIGLEELESLSGALLLAADDGAKIRASLTARATTMRRKELSEAEGDEGERSQSMLVAQMLLVVSFLVYLAYPALMALMSEQAM
- a CDS encoding TadE/TadG family type IV pilus assembly protein, encoding MIRPSTLRRRLRARCGERGSVALEFAFAAPIVLLMLALAWTYGRVAWANGHLEAGARDAARVATQARSLDDARVRAMAVLRENTDPVDGCAESAALTISGRFEPGGTLTVRATCTYSLSDIGLPGAAGSLSPSSTFSSVIDLRRAVTP
- a CDS encoding TadE family protein; protein product: MTRRTPRGAGGHRARRRVVGRGVVGRGVGRERGSAALELAIVAPALLALIFFSLQAAFFFYGRTAATHAAREGVSQLRLAEDAGQYADLQGPALQRTERFAASVGGAGLVEPQATSTYEEQGDGTARVSVTVTGRVITLVPGLRLTASADASGTVERFLEPELSP
- a CDS encoding CpaF family protein, with protein sequence MSLPTPSIMRAGSAEELAALNTLVRTLRAQVADRLNQQRRRDEVSGRPPMTSEDERHFARSLIVQVLEDHATLQISEGKVPPTAQEEEQIAGAIHAALFGVGRLQPLLEDRDVENIDINGHDRVFVGYADGREEMAPPVADSDEELIELIQILAANVGLTSRPFDSANPQLDLRLPDGSRLSAVMGVCQRPSLSIRRSRLGQVSLEDLHATGTFSEDVMHFLKAAVAARKNIMIAGATNSGKTTMLRALAAQIPPHERLVTVERALELGLDKFEDQHPNVVAFEERLPNSEGMGAVTMAELVRRSLRMNPSRVIVGEVLGDEIVTMLNAMSQGNDGSLSTIHANSSMEVFNRIATYALQAAENLPVEATHMLISGSINFVVFMRKRNDHATGGGMARGVESIREVTGIDGRVLSSEVFAAGPDGIARAKAPIECIDDLVPYGYTPTPFARWD
- a CDS encoding type II secretion system F family protein, whose amino-acid sequence is MGSLYALLLPVLTGAVVGLGIFVAVLAVVGLPERDAATPRRFADVTLKGASGRLGLGVGVALVTILLTQWVVAGIGLGLLAAFWDQLTGDARAETVGIAQLEALATWTESLRDTIAGAVGLEQAIPATAANAGPSIRSSLNLLVDRLRIREPLPEALLHFADDLDDPSADVICSALVLNARLRGPGLRDVLGALAQSTREELDMRRRIAASRRSIRRSVKLITIIVLAVMGGLAVFNDRYVEPYTSWEGQLVLVVVGLLFAAGLLWMRKLSQPQKLSRFLVVDRSARRRDMDAMLEDVRDAGPTRGSGR
- a CDS encoding Tad domain-containing protein, with the translated sequence MTGVDRLVRALRSGGDRGSIMPMIPVMALSLLLIAGLVIDASRQLNARSQAVAYAEEAARAGAQAVEPALPVALDRAEATTLVGEYCDRVLSQPRVRSCAITGFEPAPTGPPRPLVVVVRVETQIPATLLGMVGVRTLSAAGEGRAEPVEGDLLAPDPVAPPEQP